In the genome of Melospiza melodia melodia isolate bMelMel2 chromosome 20, bMelMel2.pri, whole genome shotgun sequence, the window TAAGGCAGAAGAGTCTCAACTAGAGAAAAGGCAGGAGATGACCAGCTCTGGAAAGTCAAAACATCACCACTTTAGCGTGGATGGCTCACCAAGTATAGAAGCTGACCCCCAAATAAAGGAGACACTGCCACAGCTCCATGCAGGGAATCCCAGAGATGCCTGTGGTCCTGCAGAGCCCGAGAAAAACTGCTCCTAATTTGAGGCATGAAATCCTGCAGGGTGCATGTCCCCCAAAAGCAGGTCTCTCCCATGCTGCCACCCTCTCTTCTGCAGGTATGGGGATGGCCCGGGGCTCCCAAGCTTCTCCAGTCCCTGTCCCAAGAAGTTTCATCTCTCTCCTTTCCCCAGGCTCTGGCTCAGGCCAAAGCATGCAGCATTAACCCTCCCTTGAGAccacagcagtgcctgggcacatGTGGCTGCCCACGAGCAGAGAGAAAGAGATGGCAGCAGGAACAGTTGTGATTTAATCATTTCCATTCTCTACAAATCCAGTGTACAGCAGAGACGAGCTGTGGTCCAACTCCTGGTGCTCCCACTGCCATGGTCCAGCATTAGAACCAGGGGCTGCGGGCAGGAACGGTTCAGGGATGGGGCCAGCCCACTCCCCTCACCCTTCCTGCTCCCCTGGACGTGTGCCTGAGGATGGACAACCCCAGGCAGGTTATCCCAgtgggctggaggagagcctggaCCTGCCCAGCCCTGGTCAGTGCAAAGCCAGTGAGCAGGCAGGTAGCAGGGACGGGCAACAGGGGCTGGTCCTGCCCCTTCAGAGGTCTGGTGGAGGCTAAGCTCCAACCCTGGCAAAGGCTGGAGGAGCTTCTGGCTGAGGCCAGCTTGTCCCAAAGTCACCCAGCCCACCTGGACCTGAGCCCATGGGCACAAGGCAAGTGGATAAATCACCCTGTGCAATCCTGCCAGGGAAAAAACATCGGGACAGTGTTCATCAAGGCACAGGGTGGGCTGGCAGGAGAGCCCCCCCAGGGACAGCTCCAGAGGCCgtgggatggcacagggacatccctggGGCAGCGCCAGCGGGGGCAATCCCGGAGGCCACCGAAGGCGCGAGTGGTTCAACAGCAACAAGGACACTTCTCTCCTGGGcaaaggggctgggggagctgcagcagagccgggcTGGGGATGGTGACGGTGCTTCAGGGCCAAGGTGCAGgagccccgggctgggctcaggggCTGAAGGGGTTTCCTGAGAGGAGGCGCCGCTTGACCTCTTTCCAGAGCAGGTCCCGCTCGCGGTTCGCCCGCTGCATGATGCCCCGGTTCTCCTGCGCCCGGCGGGACAGGTAGGGCAGCACCTCCTTCACCGGCCCGAACGGCACGTACTTGTACACCGGGAAACCAGCCTGCCCTGAGGGGAGAGGCTGCGGCTCAGGGAATCGCCCAGAGAGACAAAAAATAtgtgcaaaaaggaaaaaaaaggtaaagaatgaggaaaagaagaggaagatacttgaaatggggaaaaagggggcaagggggaaaaggggaggaagggacaggaagggggagaaaaaagggggagaagaaggggaaaaaaggtcaAAGAAAAAGGGCGAGGATATAAAGGGTGAAATAAaaacaaaggggaaaataaaaaaaggtggggggaaaaaagaaagccaCCTGCCCTTGCCTGCCTGCCCTCCCCCGGCCTGGAGGCCGTGCAGGAGGCcgtggtggcactggaggggctccCAGCAGCCGCGCACCCCTCCCGGCTCAGCACCGGGAGCTTGGGAAAGCGCCAGAGGGAGCGGGCCGAGGTCACCAGGAGCCCTGGGAATGTCGGCAGCCGGGGCTGGGCCAGCTCAAGGAGCGTTCAACCAGAAACATCAAGTTAACACATTCTTCCAGCATGACCGGACGAGGCTGCAGATGGGCGGCCAAGCCCTGCTTCCAAGAGAACTCCAGGACAGAGCAGCATCTGTGCTGGACAACTGCCCAGTTTGcctccagctgctctgctggcctTGGGACTCTGTTCTGGACATTGGTGTGGGCAGGGGGATCAGTCCCTGACCTGGGCTGGGTACCTGGACCcctgtgtgtcctcctgcccaggcccctggcagtgctgctctgctcctgggctgGTGGCTGAGGACAGGGTCACACGAGGCTGGTGCCATCCTGTTAGCAGGGAGCCCAGGACTCGGTGTGCACCtcccatggagccaagggacaCCCCCAGGCCGAGGAGGTACAGGAGAGGGCTTCTGTCTGCCAGGACCAGTCTCTGCCCTACCCTGAgaccccaggctctgctcagacTCCAAAATGGGAATGTCCCTGCACAGCCACTAGAGGTCATGGACCTCCGGAGAGAGATGTCACTCTTCACTCATATCCTCATCTACATCTTCCCCAAACCCCCACCCAGGGGTCACAGCATTCCCCATGGCAACACACTGTGCTCAGCCAGTGCTCTATGACaggccttcctcccttcctccctcccagcagCTCTTTAGGGGTCtcagtggggctggagcacctctgccaAGCCCCCCACTCCCATCACTCACCCAGGGGGAAGGTGATCTGGTCACACATGCCCAGCAGCTGCCCAAAGCACACCTTCTTGTCCGAGGGATGGATCCCCAGCTCCTTCATCCTGCAAAACAAGCCTCAGCATAGGGGGAGAGCAGACCCAGCAGAGCTCACCAGGGCACCGTGTCCCACCAGAAGGCTGGGGATCATCTCCAAGTGGGACAGGGTGGCACTGACCACATCCCAGTGGATGCTGGGATGTGGAGCTTGACGGATTTGTTTTTACGAGAGCCTCTGAATTGGTGATGGGACCAATTCTGCAGCCACTGGGGCCACTGTGCTGTATCTCAGCTCCAAGTCCCATCTAAAGCCCTGAGCACCACGTGGGAGCCAGGATCCCCCCAGGTGAGCTCCGGGGGGACCTGACACACCACAGCACATCTCTCTGCATCTCTGCTGGGCTCCCACATGCCTCGAGCCCCTTGTCCCTGCCTCACCAGCACCCACCTGTGCAGGGTGAACTTCACGGTGTCCTCATTGTGAGTCGCCACCATCACGCTGGCTTTCCACCTTTGCTTGATCTTCTCCAGGACATAGTCCAGGCACCTGTAAGGCAAGATGGGCCTCTGGTGAGGCCTCTTCCACTGGGGCAACAGGCAGCAGTGTGGCTGGGGCTGTCCCCTACCTGTGGTACATCTCATTGGTCTTCTCATAGGTTGGGTTGATGGGATCCTCGTAGCCCATCTGAGCcgccctctccctctcctgctccatgtAGGCACCACGCACCAGCTTGGTGCCGAAGTGCCAGCCCTCGCGGTGGGACAGCTCCATGTCCCCTGTCACGTTGTTGTAAGCCTCCTGCGAGCCAGTGGAAGAGATGGCACAAGGTCATTactgcagtgccacccctgacTGCCTCAGCAGCTGTGCCACTGCACTGCCACGGTTTCGGGAGCAGCGCCCGGGACCCGCGGGCCTCACCCTCAGGTAGCACTGGTGGGTGTTGTAgatgacgggctggctcctgttGAAGCGGCGCTGCGTCTCCACCGCCAGGCGGCTGATGGCCGGCTGGAAGTAGCTCTGCTCCGCGTCCACCATCAGCCTCACGCCCTGCTCCATGGCACTCTGGGGTGAAGGACATGCAGGCTGGTTCATAGGGCTGCCTGCTCCTCCATGTGTCCCCCTCTGTGACTCCCCCAGCCCCAAGGCCCCCTCACCCTTGCGAGGACGTCCATGCGTTGCAGCACCctcttcagctgctgctcctcctcctcaccaaAGCGCGACAGCAGAGGCTCCGGCTGCCCAGTCTGAAACAAGAACAGATTTGTGGCACCCTGCCTGCGCCCAGCTCTGCCCGTGGGGGACACAAACACCCCTGGAGGGAGCCTGTCCCTTGGACTGGCTGCTGCCCCACcgcagtgccccagccccagcagggcgtGACCGggtgcccaccctgccagcctggtgGCTGCACACTGTGATCACAGCATGGCTGAGCTGTGCAGCCACCAGCCCCAACTGCAAAGAGCAGGAGACCCTCGCCCTGCTGCCACAAAGCCCCTGTGGGATCGCTCTGGGGGTAGCAAAGGTGGGCACCCACCTTCCTGTTGGGGATGAGCAGAGGCTTGGAGAGCTTGGTGCGGCTGTCCAACAGGCGGTTCCAGTCCAGCAGGTCcacagtgctggggacagagagccAGGTCCTTGCTGGTGTCTTGCAAAGGTAGCGGGCTCTCTATCAGCTCCCAACCCTCACCAGCAGGAAGGACACATGTGTCACCCTGTCCTGTCTTGTCACCTCCACCCAAACTCCCCCTATGTTCTATTGCTATGCTGAGCCACAGCAGGCCTTTGGAGACCTCCCCTTGCTGctggcccagggacagggacaaagtcccccagtgtccctgtgctgcagcacccccagctcccaggcAGCTTACCCACTGGTGCCCACGTTCTCGCCTGTGAACCACTGCTGGATCTCTGCCTTGCTTGCAATGCCGAGGTTGGCCAGTGCCTCCTGCCACCAAAAGAAGCATCAGGGGTCTGTCTGCTTGAGGTGTCacagctcagggctgctctggcaCCTCCGTGTCCATGGCCACCTCCAGCAGGGCATCCCTACAGCACAGCCTCCTCCCACAGGCCTCCCCCACCTCACCTGCAGCTTCTCCACCTGCAGCTTTGTGTCCAGCACTGCCCGCCCAGCCTGGCCCTCCTCTGCAGCCATTTGGTGGAAGAACCTCCGCCACTTCACCAGCACCTCTGAGAAACTCACCTGCGGGGACAGGGCTCCAGGTGAGACACCCAGGCTGGAGCCTCCTGTCCTGCCAGGACTTTGCAAGATCATACCCAGCCCGAGGCAGATGCTggccccagagcagggcagcacagaCCCCACATATCCACCTTTATGTCACCTATGACACATCTTTGTGTCTCCCCAAAAGTTGAGTCAGGGTCTCCAGGGATCTTGGGCTCTCAGGGGACAGGCTGCTGGTGCCCACTCCTCACTGCTTTTACTAGAGATGCCACCTGGCACCTGCCCCAGCAGAAGCATCATCTGTGACCctggctctgccccagcacaCTCTGCCACAGCTCTGGCACTCACCAGGAACTGGGGTCTGGCCAGCGCTGTCATCTTGATGGCACAGAATCCGTCCTCTGAGGAGCCCCCTGGATGGAACCACAACAACAGCGTCAACCGGAACGCCAGCCCTTGGGCAGGGAGATGTGGTGGGGGTGGGACTGAGAGATCCCTGCAGTCCCCAGCACAGTGGGGCTGTCCAGGACATGCGGAGCACGCACTTGAGGCATCAATGCAGCGGAGGAAAGTCTCCATGTGCTGGTCACACTTGGCCTCATCTGCGTAGAAATAGGAGTGGGCCCCAGTGATTCCACCACGgtgatccccaaatcccagatGCACTCGGTATTGCTTCTCCCTTTTTTCTGCTCCTGgggtgggagaggagggagatggGCCATGCCCCATCAAGCTCCTACAGCCTCCCCAGGAGCTCCTGGTGTGGGTGAAGAGAGAGAGGCTCTGGCTTGGACCTCAGAAGGGCCCCCAGCACTGACTTGGCCCTGCTTGCTCTGTGCCTGAGCAGAGGCCGAGTCTTTGCTGAAGGGCACGACTGGGCCAGGAATCATGTTATTCTTCATCCAGCTCATTTTTTGAGGCCATGGTACCTGGGTCCTTCCCCCACAACACCAGGCCTCTCATGCCCGGACCTCCAGGCCATCTCCCGTCACTCACCTCCCGTCTCCTTGTCGGCTGCAGAGGTGCGGGAGCTAAGAA includes:
- the PRODH gene encoding proline dehydrogenase 1, mitochondrial isoform X3, with product MRGCWRAPGPGPAAAAVVPASAGADAVRAADEDDVLRAVRGRGGPGGHQAAAPAEPGLRRGRRAGLQRGGGPGRRALPHLCSRQGDGRSSWGGCRSLMGHGPSPSSPTPGAEKREKQYRVHLGFGDHRGGITGAHSYFYADEAKCDQHMETFLRCIDASRGSSEDGFCAIKMTALARPQFLVSFSEVLVKWRRFFHQMAAEEGQAGRAVLDTKLQVEKLQEALANLGIASKAEIQQWFTGENVGTSGTVDLLDWNRLLDSRTKLSKPLLIPNRKTGQPEPLLSRFGEEEEQQLKRVLQRMDVLARSAMEQGVRLMVDAEQSYFQPAISRLAVETQRRFNRSQPVIYNTHQCYLREAYNNVTGDMELSHREGWHFGTKLVRGAYMEQERERAAQMGYEDPINPTYEKTNEMYHRCLDYVLEKIKQRWKASVMVATHNEDTVKFTLHRMKELGIHPSDKKVCFGQLLGMCDQITFPLGQAGFPVYKYVPFGPVKEVLPYLSRRAQENRGIMQRANRERDLLWKEVKRRLLSGNPFSP
- the PRODH gene encoding proline dehydrogenase 1, mitochondrial isoform X2 — protein: MKMTFYGQFVAGEDQEAIKPLLRRNQAFGVGAVLDYSVEEDLGDGRSRTSAADKETGDEAKCDQHMETFLRCIDASRGSSEDGFCAIKMTALARPQFLVSFSEVLVKWRRFFHQMAAEEGQAGRAVLDTKLQVEKLQEALANLGIASKAEIQQWFTGENVGTSGTVDLLDWNRLLDSRTKLSKPLLIPNRKTGQPEPLLSRFGEEEEQQLKRVLQRMDVLARSAMEQGVRLMVDAEQSYFQPAISRLAVETQRRFNRSQPVIYNTHQCYLREAYNNVTGDMELSHREGWHFGTKLVRGAYMEQERERAAQMGYEDPINPTYEKTNEMYHRCLDYVLEKIKQRWKASVMVATHNEDTVKFTLHRMKELGIHPSDKKVCFGQLLGMCDQITFPLGQAGFPVYKYVPFGPVKEVLPYLSRRAQENRGIMQRANRERDLLWKEVKRRLLSGNPFSP
- the PRODH gene encoding proline dehydrogenase 1, mitochondrial isoform X1; translation: MKMTFYGQFVAGEDQEAIKPLLRRNQAFGVGAVLDYSVEEDLGDGRSRTSAADKETGGAEKREKQYRVHLGFGDHRGGITGAHSYFYADEAKCDQHMETFLRCIDASRGSSEDGFCAIKMTALARPQFLVSFSEVLVKWRRFFHQMAAEEGQAGRAVLDTKLQVEKLQEALANLGIASKAEIQQWFTGENVGTSGTVDLLDWNRLLDSRTKLSKPLLIPNRKTGQPEPLLSRFGEEEEQQLKRVLQRMDVLARSAMEQGVRLMVDAEQSYFQPAISRLAVETQRRFNRSQPVIYNTHQCYLREAYNNVTGDMELSHREGWHFGTKLVRGAYMEQERERAAQMGYEDPINPTYEKTNEMYHRCLDYVLEKIKQRWKASVMVATHNEDTVKFTLHRMKELGIHPSDKKVCFGQLLGMCDQITFPLGQAGFPVYKYVPFGPVKEVLPYLSRRAQENRGIMQRANRERDLLWKEVKRRLLSGNPFSP
- the PRODH gene encoding proline dehydrogenase 1, mitochondrial isoform X4, whose protein sequence is METFLRCIDASRGSSEDGFCAIKMTALARPQFLVSFSEVLVKWRRFFHQMAAEEGQAGRAVLDTKLQVEKLQEALANLGIASKAEIQQWFTGENVGTSGTVDLLDWNRLLDSRTKLSKPLLIPNRKTGQPEPLLSRFGEEEEQQLKRVLQRMDVLARSAMEQGVRLMVDAEQSYFQPAISRLAVETQRRFNRSQPVIYNTHQCYLREAYNNVTGDMELSHREGWHFGTKLVRGAYMEQERERAAQMGYEDPINPTYEKTNEMYHRCLDYVLEKIKQRWKASVMVATHNEDTVKFTLHRMKELGIHPSDKKVCFGQLLGMCDQITFPLGQAGFPVYKYVPFGPVKEVLPYLSRRAQENRGIMQRANRERDLLWKEVKRRLLSGNPFSP